Proteins from one Burkholderia sp. genomic window:
- a CDS encoding IS5 family transposase: protein MAKVNRRLRQHGYSKRRPWHKVHLALNANTGQVHAALMTHQNVDDGDTLAKLLDQIPREEQIDVIGGDGAYDTKPCPCHAAIAARSAIRSIPPRAGAVHWPADMPGAAWRNGVVDAIARDGRREWKQDSGYQRRSLAENAIYRFKTLTGNCLWARHIASAGDRGRRSASASSTVWGGPRSSAIRSYRLKLCPSMLLRPHTRFMQQPIYATTPITPIQLDRSVLPPESLPLHVLPSIAGSLSSRLAAYVKRANSGNKRLVHDA from the coding sequence ATGGCGAAGGTGAATAGAAGGTTGCGCCAGCACGGCTACTCGAAGCGGCGCCCGTGGCATAAAGTCCATCTCGCGCTCAACGCGAATACGGGTCAAGTGCATGCCGCGCTAATGACGCATCAGAATGTGGATGACGGTGACACGCTGGCCAAGTTGCTCGACCAGATTCCACGCGAAGAACAAATCGATGTCATCGGTGGTGACGGTGCCTACGACACCAAGCCATGCCCATGCCATGCGGCCATTGCTGCACGCAGTGCTATTCGTTCGATTCCGCCACGCGCGGGTGCCGTTCATTGGCCAGCGGATATGCCCGGTGCGGCGTGGCGTAATGGCGTGGTTGATGCAATTGCCCGTGACGGTCGTCGAGAATGGAAGCAAGACAGTGGTTACCAGCGGCGATCTCTTGCCGAGAATGCGATATATCGGTTTAAGACCCTCACCGGCAACTGTCTCTGGGCGCGTCACATCGCCTCCGCAGGCGACCGAGGTCGCCGTTCGGCGTCGGCGTCATCAACCGTATGGGGTGGACCTCGCTCGTCCGCAATCCGTTCGTATCGCCTGAAATTATGCCCGTCAATGCTATTGCGTCCTCACACTCGATTTATGCAACAACCGATTTATGCAACAACCCCAATAACGCCTATTCAACTAGATCGAAGTGTTTTACCACCAGAGTCGTTGCCGCTCCACGTTCTGCCAAGTATCGCTGGTTCATTATCTTCAAGACTGGCTGCGTACGTAAAACGAGCAAATTCTGGAAATAAACGACTCGTCCATGATGCGTGA
- the rfaD gene encoding ADP-glyceromanno-heptose 6-epimerase: MTLIVTGAAGFIGANLVKALNERGETHIIAVDNLTRADKFRNLVDCEIDDYLDKTEFLERCQRGEFGKVRAVFHEGACSDTLESDGRYMMVNNFRYSRAVLDTCLANGTQFLYASSAAIYGGSQRFVEEREMEAPLNVYGYSKFLFDQVIRRVLPDAKSQIAGFRYFNVYGPRETHKGRMTSVAFHNFNQFRAEGKVKLFGEYNGYAAGEQTRDFVSVEDVVKVNLFFFDHPEKSGIFNLGTGRAQPFNDIASSVINTLRALNGQPPLTLDEQVEQGLIEYVPFLDTLRGKYQCFTQADQSKLRSAGYDAPFLTVQEGVDRYVRWLFSQLLTDAKNMALL; this comes from the coding sequence ATGACTCTCATCGTCACGGGCGCAGCCGGCTTCATCGGCGCGAATCTCGTCAAGGCGCTCAACGAGCGCGGCGAGACGCACATCATCGCGGTTGACAACCTGACCCGCGCCGACAAGTTCAGAAACCTGGTCGATTGCGAGATCGACGACTATCTCGACAAAACCGAATTCCTCGAGCGCTGCCAGCGCGGCGAATTCGGTAAGGTGCGCGCGGTATTCCACGAAGGTGCCTGTTCGGATACGCTGGAATCCGACGGTCGCTATATGATGGTAAACAACTTCCGCTATAGCCGCGCGGTGCTCGATACCTGCCTGGCGAACGGTACACAGTTCCTCTATGCCTCGTCGGCGGCTATCTACGGCGGCTCGCAGCGCTTCGTCGAGGAACGCGAGATGGAGGCACCGCTCAACGTCTACGGCTATTCGAAGTTTCTATTTGACCAGGTGATCCGCCGCGTGCTGCCGGACGCGAAAAGCCAGATCGCCGGCTTTCGCTACTTCAACGTCTATGGCCCGCGCGAGACGCACAAGGGACGCATGACCTCAGTAGCATTCCACAACTTCAACCAGTTCCGCGCCGAGGGTAAGGTCAAGCTATTCGGCGAGTACAACGGTTATGCAGCTGGCGAGCAGACGCGCGATTTCGTCTCGGTCGAGGACGTGGTAAAAGTCAATCTATTCTTCTTCGATCATCCGGAGAAATCGGGCATCTTCAATCTCGGTACGGGCCGCGCCCAGCCCTTTAACGACATCGCAAGCTCGGTAATCAACACGCTGCGCGCGCTCAACGGTCAGCCCCCGCTGACGCTGGACGAACAGGTGGAACAGGGATTGATCGAGTACGTACCGTTCCTCGATACACTACGCGGTAAGTACCAGTGTTTCACGCAGGCCGACCAGTCAAAGCTGCGCTCAGCCGGCTATGACGCGCCATTTCTGACCGTACAAGAAGGTGTGGACCGTTACGTGCGCTGGCTGTTCAGCCAGCTACTGACAGATGCGAAAAATATGGCATTGTTGTAA
- the ftsH gene encoding ATP-dependent zinc metalloprotease FtsH: MNNNMFSKAAVWLVIALVLFTVFKQFDKPHVQEGVSYSQFMDDAKVGKIKNVVVQGRNLTVTPAEGQKYQIVSPGDIWMVGDLMTYGVQVSGKADDEPNAFVSALYYLGPTLLIIVFWFYMMRQMQGGGKGGAFSFSKSRARLIDENNNAVNFSDVAGCDEAKEEVSELVDFLRDPQKFQKLGGRIPRGVLLVGPPGTGKTLLARAIAGEAKVPFFSISGSDFVEMFVGVGAARVRDMFEQAKKHAPCIVFIDEIDAVGRHRGAGMGGGNDEREQTLNQMLVEMDGFEANSGVIVIAATNRSDVLDKALLRPGRFDRQVYVSLPDIRGREQIMRVHLRKVPISNDVDAVVLARGTPGFSGADLANLVNEAALFAARRGKRIVEMQDFEDAKDKIFMGPERKSAVIREEAKRATAYHEAGHAVVAKLLPKADPVHKVTIIPRGRALGVTWQLPEHDNETYSKDYLLDRLAILFGGRVAEELFMNLISTGASDDFNKATKTARAMVTRFGMTDTLGPMVYADDDNDGGLFSKGFTRAISEATQQKVDAEIRRVIDDQYSLAQRLLDENRDKVEAMTIALMEWETIDADQINDIMTGRPPRSPKSSGNVPSASDRSGGAGAEVKPDNAPAPA, from the coding sequence TTGAACAACAATATGTTCTCAAAAGCAGCAGTGTGGCTCGTGATCGCACTGGTGCTGTTTACAGTGTTCAAGCAGTTCGACAAGCCCCACGTCCAGGAAGGTGTGTCGTATTCGCAGTTCATGGACGATGCTAAAGTTGGCAAGATTAAAAACGTGGTCGTACAGGGGCGAAACCTCACCGTCACTCCTGCCGAAGGCCAGAAATACCAGATCGTGTCGCCCGGCGACATCTGGATGGTCGGTGACCTGATGACGTACGGCGTCCAGGTCAGCGGCAAAGCTGACGACGAGCCTAATGCGTTCGTCTCCGCGTTATACTACTTAGGGCCGACGCTGTTAATCATAGTGTTTTGGTTTTACATGATGCGACAGATGCAGGGCGGCGGCAAAGGCGGTGCCTTCTCGTTCAGCAAGTCGCGCGCGCGGTTGATCGACGAAAACAACAATGCTGTAAACTTTTCTGACGTCGCGGGCTGCGACGAAGCTAAGGAAGAAGTATCCGAGCTGGTCGACTTCCTGCGTGATCCCCAGAAATTTCAAAAGCTGGGCGGGCGTATCCCGCGCGGCGTACTGCTGGTTGGCCCTCCGGGTACCGGTAAGACGCTCCTCGCGCGCGCCATCGCCGGCGAGGCAAAAGTGCCGTTCTTCAGCATCTCGGGTTCGGACTTCGTCGAAATGTTCGTCGGCGTGGGCGCGGCTCGTGTGCGCGACATGTTCGAACAGGCGAAGAAGCATGCGCCCTGTATCGTATTCATCGATGAAATCGACGCGGTCGGTCGCCATCGAGGCGCCGGTATGGGCGGCGGAAACGATGAGCGCGAACAGACGCTGAACCAGATGTTAGTCGAGATGGACGGCTTTGAGGCCAACTCTGGCGTGATCGTGATCGCCGCTACCAACCGGTCCGACGTGCTCGACAAGGCGCTACTGCGCCCGGGTCGTTTCGACCGCCAGGTCTATGTCAGCCTGCCAGATATCCGCGGTCGCGAGCAGATCATGCGTGTACACTTGCGTAAGGTACCGATCTCAAACGATGTGGACGCGGTCGTTCTGGCACGCGGCACGCCGGGCTTCTCGGGTGCAGACTTAGCCAACCTGGTCAACGAGGCGGCGCTGTTCGCCGCGCGGCGCGGCAAGCGCATCGTTGAAATGCAGGACTTCGAGGACGCCAAGGACAAAATTTTCATGGGTCCGGAGCGCAAGTCGGCCGTAATCCGCGAAGAAGCGAAGCGTGCCACGGCGTACCACGAAGCCGGCCACGCGGTGGTCGCCAAGCTGCTACCGAAAGCCGATCCAGTCCACAAGGTCACCATCATCCCGCGCGGTCGCGCACTTGGCGTAACTTGGCAGCTTCCGGAGCACGACAACGAGACCTACTCGAAGGACTACCTACTCGATCGGCTCGCGATCCTGTTCGGTGGCCGTGTTGCTGAAGAGTTGTTCATGAACCTGATCAGCACCGGTGCTTCAGACGACTTCAACAAAGCGACCAAAACGGCTCGCGCGATGGTGACGCGCTTTGGCATGACCGATACGCTCGGGCCAATGGTCTATGCCGACGACGACAACGATGGTGGCCTATTCAGCAAGGGCTTCACGCGTGCCATCTCGGAAGCGACGCAGCAGAAAGTTGACGCGGAAATCCGCCGCGTGATCGACGACCAGTACAGCCTGGCGCAGCGTCTTCTCGACGAAAACCGCGACAAAGTCGAGGCCATGACGATCGCGCTGATGGAGTGGGAAACCATCGACGCCGACCAGATCAACGACATCATGACGGGCCGTCCGCCGCGCTCGCCGAAAAGCAGCGGCAACGTGCCCTCGGCGAGCGATCGTTCCGGCGGTGCTGGTGCCGAAGTCAAGCCGGACAACGCGCCCGCGCCGGCATGA
- a CDS encoding BolA family protein → MLPTPEQIKQYIAGGLACTYLEVEGDGQHFFATIVSTEFEGKRPIQCHQLVYAALGDRMKQEIHALSMKTLTPAEWKNA, encoded by the coding sequence ATCTTGCCGACTCCCGAACAGATCAAGCAATATATCGCGGGCGGTCTTGCCTGCACGTATCTGGAAGTCGAAGGCGACGGCCAGCATTTTTTCGCGACCATTGTGTCGACCGAATTCGAAGGCAAGCGACCGATCCAATGCCATCAGCTGGTCTATGCGGCGCTCGGCGACCGCATGAAGCAAGAAATTCACGCCCTCAGCATGAAAACGCTGACGCCCGCAGAATGGAAGAACGCATAA
- a CDS encoding IS5 family transposase — protein MCQDIHKTGEPKARYRAKNWAAYKAGLINRGNVTIWIDEAVLARISDAIPTRGRPRLYGDTLVQALLGVKIVYRLTLRVLQGFTQSLRDLAFPSLPVPNYTTLCRRAKTLDVELPILRDNEPIHLVVDSTGLKVYGEGAWKGGQHGYAKRRTWRKVHLALNANTGQVHAALMTNQNVADGDALAKLLDQIPREEQIDVIGGDGAYDTKLCHAAIAARSAIPSIPPREGCPVHWPADMPGAAWCNGAVDAIARDGRREWKQESGYHRQSLAENAIYRFKTLTGNCFWARHIDSQATEVSVRVGVINRMADLARPPSVRIA, from the coding sequence ATGTGCCAGGACATACACAAGACAGGTGAGCCGAAGGCACGCTACCGTGCCAAGAATTGGGCGGCCTATAAGGCAGGCCTGATCAACCGGGGGAACGTGACGATATGGATAGATGAAGCAGTCCTTGCCAGAATATCCGACGCCATACCCACGCGTGGTCGCCCGCGTCTATACGGCGATACGTTGGTTCAGGCATTACTTGGCGTGAAAATCGTCTATCGACTGACGTTGCGCGTCCTGCAAGGTTTCACCCAAAGTCTACGCGATCTAGCCTTCCCGAGCTTGCCGGTGCCGAATTACACCACGCTCTGTCGCCGGGCAAAAACGCTTGATGTCGAACTGCCGATCCTTCGTGACAATGAACCGATCCATCTGGTTGTCGACAGCACCGGCCTGAAGGTCTATGGAGAGGGTGCATGGAAGGGTGGCCAGCACGGCTACGCGAAGCGGCGCACGTGGCGTAAAGTCCATCTCGCGCTCAACGCGAATACGGGTCAAGTGCATGCCGCGCTAATGACGAATCAGAATGTGGCTGACGGTGACGCTCTGGCCAAGTTGCTCGACCAGATTCCACGCGAAGAACAAATCGATGTCATCGGCGGTGATGGTGCCTACGACACCAAGCTATGCCATGCGGCCATTGCTGCACGCAGTGCTATTCCTTCGATTCCGCCACGCGAAGGGTGCCCCGTTCATTGGCCAGCGGATATGCCCGGTGCGGCGTGGTGTAATGGCGCGGTTGATGCAATTGCCCGTGACGGTCGTCGAGAATGGAAGCAAGAAAGTGGCTACCACCGGCAATCGCTTGCCGAGAATGCGATATATCGGTTTAAGACCCTCACCGGCAACTGTTTCTGGGCGCGTCACATCGACTCGCAGGCGACCGAGGTCTCCGTTCGCGTCGGCGTCATCAACCGCATGGCGGACCTCGCTCGTCCGCCATCCGTTCGTATCGCCTGA
- a CDS encoding transposase, whose protein sequence is MTIWIDEAVLARIPGAIPTRGRPCLYGDTLIQALLGVKTVYRLTLRALQGFTQSLRDLAFPEASGSGLYHALSPGKRLMSNCRSFGDNEPIHLVVDSTGLKVYGEGE, encoded by the coding sequence GTGACAATATGGATAGATGAAGCCGTCCTTGCCAGAATACCCGGTGCCATACCCACACGTGGTCGCCCGTGTCTATACGGTGATACGCTGATTCAGGCGTTACTTGGCGTGAAGACCGTCTATCGACTGACGTTGCGCGCCTTGCAAGGTTTCACCCAAAGTCTGCGCGATCTAGCCTTCCCGGAGGCTTCCGGTTCCGGTTTATACCACGCTCTGTCGCCGGGAAAACGCTTGATGTCGAACTGCCGATCCTTCGGCGATAACGAACCGATCCATCTGGTTGTCGACAGCACCGGTCTGAAGGTCTATGGCGAAGGTGAATAG
- a CDS encoding transposase, protein MTIWIDEAVLARIPDDIPTRGWLASVRRYANSGSTGREDHLSTDVARPARFHKSLRDLAFPGLPVSNYTTLCRRTKTLDVELPILRASEPIYLVVDSTDLKVYWRRYGRLRASMATRSGARGAQSISRSMRIRINSRAKACAFPLPLLTQGSAWVHRSGARLVQKSSRAPSRV, encoded by the coding sequence GTGACAATCTGGATAGATGAAGCCGTCCTTGCCAGAATACCCGACGACATACCTACGCGTGGTTGGCTCGCGTCTGTACGGAGATACGCTAATTCAGGCAGTACTGGGCGTGAAGACCATCTATCGACTGACGTTGCGCGCCCTGCAAGGTTTCACAAAAGTCTGCGCGATCTAGCCTTCCCGGGCTTGCCGGTATCGAATTACACCACACTCTGTCGCCGGACAAAAACGCTTGATGTCGAACTGCCGATCCTTCGCGCCAGCGAACCGATCTACCTGGTGGTCGACAGCACCGATCTGAAGGTCTATTGGCGAAGGTACGGAAGGTTGCGTGCCAGCATGGCTACTCGAAGCGGCGCACGTGGCGCACAGTCCATCTCGCGCTCAATGCGAATACGGATCAATAGTCGTGCAAAAGCATGCGCATTTCCACTTCCTTTGCTCACTCAGGGCTCGGCTTGGGTTCACCGCTCCGGCGCTCGGCTTGTCCAGAAATCCAGCCGCGCACCTTCTCGGGTATAG
- a CDS encoding IS5 family transposase, whose amino-acid sequence MRKDIHKKGEPKARYRVRNWAAYNEGLISRGNVTIWIDEAVLARMPDAIPTRGRPCVYGDTLIQALLGLKTVYRLTLRALQGFTQSLRDLAFPSLPVPNYTTLCRRAKTLDVELPILRDNEPIYLVVDSTGLKVYGEGEWKVRQHGYSKRRTWRKVHLALNANTGQVHAALMTNQNVADGDALAKLLDQIPREEQIDVIGGDGAYDTKPCHAAIAARSAIPSIPPREGATHWPADMPGAAWRNGAVDAIARDGRREWKQHSGYHRRSLAENAMYRFKTLIGHCLWARHIAAQATEVAVRGGVINRMADLARPQSVRIA is encoded by the coding sequence ATGCGCAAGGACATACACAAGAAAGGTGAGCCGAAGGCACGCTACCGTGTCAGGAATTGGGCGGCCTATAATGAAGGCCTGATCAGCCGGGGGAACGTAACAATATGGATAGATGAAGCCGTCCTTGCCAGAATGCCCGATGCCATACCCACACGTGGTCGCCCGTGTGTATACGGCGATACGCTGATTCAGGCATTACTTGGCTTGAAGACCGTCTATCGACTGACCTTGCGCGCCCTGCAAGGTTTCACCCAAAGTCTGCGCGATTTGGCCTTCCCGAGCTTGCCGGTGCCGAATTACACCACGCTCTGTCGCCGGGCAAAAACGCTTGATGTCGAACTGCCGATCCTTCGTGACAATGAACCGATCTATCTGGTTGTCGACAGCACCGGTCTGAAGGTCTATGGAGAAGGTGAATGGAAGGTGCGCCAGCACGGCTACTCGAAGCGGCGCACGTGGCGTAAAGTCCATCTCGCGCTCAACGCGAATACAGGTCAAGTGCATGCCGCGCTAATGACGAATCAGAATGTGGCTGACGGTGACGCTCTGGCCAAGTTGCTCGACCAGATTCCACGCGAAGAACAAATCGATGTCATCGGCGGTGACGGTGCCTACGACACCAAGCCATGCCATGCGGCCATTGCTGCACGCAGTGCTATTCCTTCGATTCCGCCACGCGAGGGTGCCACTCATTGGCCAGCGGATATGCCCGGTGCGGCGTGGCGTAATGGCGCGGTTGATGCAATTGCCCGTGACGGTCGTCGAGAATGGAAGCAACACAGTGGCTACCACCGGCGATCGCTTGCCGAGAATGCGATGTATCGGTTCAAGACCCTCATCGGCCACTGTCTCTGGGCGCGTCACATCGCCGCGCAGGCGACCGAGGTCGCCGTTCGCGGCGGCGTCATCAACCGCATGGCGGACCTCGCTCGTCCGCAATCCGTTCGTATCGCCTGA
- a CDS encoding RlmE family RNA methyltransferase encodes MAKNRFDQSWLHDHINDPYVKLAQREGYRARAAYKLKEIDDQDRLIRPGQVIVDLGAAPGSWSQYARNKLAQSNQRDSQREGGIDGIIIALDMLPMEPIADVHFIQGDFREEEVLRQLEDMLENRMVDLVISDMAPNLSGVALADAARIEHVCDLAREFAQNHLKLNGSLLVKCFHGSGYSQIVEKFKYQFRSVAPRKPKASRDKSSETFILGRHLKHPR; translated from the coding sequence ATGGCAAAGAACCGTTTCGATCAGTCGTGGCTGCACGACCATATCAACGACCCTTACGTGAAGCTGGCGCAACGGGAGGGTTACCGCGCGCGCGCGGCCTATAAGCTCAAGGAAATCGACGACCAGGACAGGCTAATCCGGCCCGGGCAGGTGATCGTCGACCTGGGCGCAGCCCCGGGCAGCTGGAGCCAGTACGCGCGCAACAAGCTGGCCCAGAGCAATCAGCGTGACAGCCAGCGCGAGGGCGGGATCGACGGCATCATCATCGCTCTAGATATGCTTCCGATGGAGCCAATCGCCGACGTGCACTTTATCCAGGGCGACTTCCGCGAGGAAGAGGTGCTGCGCCAGCTCGAGGACATGCTGGAAAACCGTATGGTGGATCTTGTAATTTCCGACATGGCCCCCAACCTATCGGGCGTAGCCCTAGCAGATGCGGCTCGGATTGAGCATGTATGTGACCTCGCGCGAGAATTCGCCCAGAACCATCTCAAACTAAATGGCAGCCTTTTAGTGAAGTGTTTTCACGGCAGTGGCTACAGCCAGATTGTTGAAAAATTCAAGTATCAGTTCCGCTCGGTTGCGCCACGCAAACCGAAGGCCTCGCGTGACAAATCTTCGGAGACATTTATTTTGGGGCGGCATCTGAAGCATCCGCGCTGA